The Fuscovulum sp. sequence GCCAGAACCTGCACCGTCTCCCACAGCCGGAAAGACGCATCCAGCGTCTGCGGCGGAAAGAATTCAAAGCTGATGCGCGGGGCGGTCATGGCACGAAACTCCTGATGTCTTGCCCTCTTGTCTCAGGAAACGTCATGTGAGACAAATTCATAATACTCATCATCAACATGAATCCTGCGCATCATCATGCATCTCGAATTCCGCCACCTTCGCACCATCCGCGCCATCCATCAGGCTGGTGGCCTCGCCCGTGCGGCCGATATCCTGAACATGACGCAATCCGCCTTGTCTCATCAGGTAAAGGGGTTGGAGGATCAGGCCGGGGTGGAGCTTTTCGTCCGCCGCTCCAAACCCATGCGCCTTTCGGCGGCGGGCATCCGGATGCTGAAACTCGCCGAACGCATCCTTCCCGAGATTGATGCGTTGGAAGAGGAATTCCGCGCCCTGAAATCCGGCAAAACGGGGCGGCTGCATATCGCCATCGAATGTCATGCCTGTTTCGATTGGCTTTTCCCGGTCCTCGAACAGTTCCGCCATGCCTGGCCCGATGTCGATGTCGATATCCGCGCGGGCCTTGCCTTTGACGCCATCCCCGCGCTGTTGCGCGAAGAGGTGGACCTTGTGATCTCTTCCGATCCCCTCCGCCTTGACGGGGTGATCTACAACCCGCTCTTCGACTACCACCCCACTTTCGTCGCCGCCAAGGACCACCCGCTTGCTGCGAAAGATTGGGTCGGGGCAGAGGATTTCCGCGACGAGGTGCTGATCACCTACCCCGTCAGCCGCGACAAACTGGATATCTTCACCGAATTGCTGACCCCGGCCAAAGTGGAACCCCGCGGCCAGCGCCCTGTGGAACTGACCGCCGTGATCCTGATGCTGGTCGGCTCCAACCGCGGCGTTGCCGTGCTGCCCGATTGGGTGCTGCGCGATGTGCGCAGCCATGCCGATTACATCACCCGCCCCCTCGGCCCCCGCACCATCACCCGCCGCCTCTACGCCGCCACGCGGGATGAGGATGCCGCCAAGCCCTTCATGGCGCATTTCCTGCGGCTGGGCCGGACCGAACCGGTGAAGTTGCAGCGCGGCTAGGCGGTTTTTGACGCAAGAACCGCACTGGAATTTGGCGCAAATTCCGGCACCAAACGTCGGACCAAACGATTTCTGCGCCAAAAGTCGTTGCGAAATCCGCGACAGATTTCGCTCTGCCCCAAGGCCACGGCCAAACGCAAAAGCGTGGACCTGCGACATCGTAAATGCCGAAGATCGCGGGCAACTTACACCAAATCGAAATCCGTAAGGGTCAATGCCGTCACGCCGGTCAGCGTCGCCACCAAAACCGGTGCACTCCCGCCTACGCCATCGCTGTCCCAGAACAATTGCCGGTTTGCCGGATTGAAAAAGAACCACGACGCCCCGCTTCCACCCGCCGAGGTTCCGTTCACAAATCGCAGAGTCGAGTCCATTCCGGCGAAGCTGTCGACCTCGAACCGCAACCGATCCACGCCGGACACGAAGTCTGTGACTGTATCATTGAACAGGGCGTCATTGTCCCAATTCTGAAAGGAAAACACATCGCTTCCCGCGCCTCCGGACAAGCGGTCGCGTCCGCTTCCACCATCAAGCCAATCATTGCCTGCGCCACCTGAAAGCGTATCATTGCCAGCATCACCGTAAAGTTCGTTTGCAAGCCGATTGCCCGTAAAGCGATCGGCCAAAAACGTACCGGCGAGGTCTTCGATACCGATCAGGTTTTCCACATTACCAAAACCGTCGTTGATCACGCGATTCGTGGACAGGGCCAAATTCACCACGGCGCCGGTATTGACGTCGTCATCCCCAAAAAACACCACATCGCGCCCGGCCCCGCCATCAATCCGATCCA is a genomic window containing:
- a CDS encoding LysR family transcriptional regulator; translated protein: MHLEFRHLRTIRAIHQAGGLARAADILNMTQSALSHQVKGLEDQAGVELFVRRSKPMRLSAAGIRMLKLAERILPEIDALEEEFRALKSGKTGRLHIAIECHACFDWLFPVLEQFRHAWPDVDVDIRAGLAFDAIPALLREEVDLVISSDPLRLDGVIYNPLFDYHPTFVAAKDHPLAAKDWVGAEDFRDEVLITYPVSRDKLDIFTELLTPAKVEPRGQRPVELTAVILMLVGSNRGVAVLPDWVLRDVRSHADYITRPLGPRTITRRLYAATRDEDAAKPFMAHFLRLGRTEPVKLQRG